Proteins co-encoded in one Astyanax mexicanus isolate ESR-SI-001 chromosome 1, AstMex3_surface, whole genome shotgun sequence genomic window:
- the and1 gene encoding actinodin1: MARLGGPSFFHIVAGVLLATLMLSEFLLAVPVTQSLKEDGSEKAGSAASSKRLLRRRRNISWYKQHSDFWNWYKYFTDTGNQDGVAELDRVYLAYLQNKNRAEARSSYKLYLQHLGDIYKSCAETDDPNCVASYMSRQNPKAEPPKPAPVKSCDPYRDPYCLYSLGYTHYPYPASVKSPAPVKVPVPAPLKTPAYIRTPVVKDPRSGYYYYSSMLQPFLSAEQKNELLRICDAEDVECLQYHLRAAYGYKAAVAPHPSYAHLGCDPKSDPHCRPQLVQKTPAGLYLRYPHCDPRDPYCAYAASLAAAQNLEAPSPPAPLERPCNPLYEENCNPLTAIKYGSLASDEPKDEPTPAASAMRAPPSPRFDALAMYQDAASAAALRRGPPAPHQPQVHFPPPPSMEENRHPLGPPGKTKEGYDCFIGYDEECYPVGTQSNRPGPQRQVPLRREPYEPHINADGSRNGVIEPDPDCDPEYDSNCRLRRYDPASEDQLMPVSRYEPREHQPAQERREEPVHHDEVPQHREDTYRDQQPENPGYDQQQYDAYMSGQEDPYASFTPQEPGAVNFQDMLRNYGGRYPGQDDHRAYTGDYKKK, translated from the exons ATGGCTCGCTTGGGAGGACCCTCCTTCTTCCACATAGTGGCAGGAGTCTTGCTGGCTACACTGATGCTTTCAG AGTTCCTCCTGGCTGTACCGGTGACCCAGAGTTTGAAGGAAGATG GTTCAGAAAAAGCAGGTTCTGCAGCATCTTCTAAAAGGCTTTTACGCCGCAGAAGAAACATCAGCTGGTACAAGCAGCACTCTGACTTCTGGAACTGGTACAAGTACTTCACTGACACTGGCAACCAGGATGGC GTGGCAGAGCTGGATCGTGTGTATCTCGCATACTTGCAGAACAAGAATCGAGCTGAGGCCCGCAGCTCCTATAAGCTCTACTTGCAGCACCTGGGAGACATCTACAAGTCCTGTGCTGAGACTGACGACCCCAACTGTGTGGCTTCCTACATGAGCAGACAGAATCCCAAGGCCGAACCCCCTAAACCTGCACCCGTCAAGTCCTGCGATCCTTACAGGGATCCATATTGCCTGTATTCCCTAGGATACACTCATTACCCATACCCTGCTTCCGTGAAGTCTCCTGCCCCTGTGAAGGTGCCTGTCCCTGCACCACTTAAGACCCCTGCTTACATCCGCACCCCTGTCGTGAAGGACCCCCGCTCgggctactactactactcatcAATGCTGCAACCCTTCCTGTCTGCTGAGCAGAAGAATGAGCTGCTGCGCATCTGTGATGCCGAAGACGTAGAATGCTTGCAGTACCACTTGCGAGCGGCCTATGGCTACAAAGCTGCCGTGGCACCTCACCCATCCTATGCCCATCTGGGTTGTGACCCCAAGAGTGACCCGCACTGCAGACCCCAGCTTGTGCAGAAGACACCTGCTGGTCTGTATCTTCGGTACCCTCACTGTGATCCCCGTGACCCATACTGTGCCTATGCTGCCTCTCTGGCAGCTGCTCAGAACTTGGAGGCACCTTCTCCTCCAGCTCCCCTCGAGAGGCCCTGCAACCCTCTTTATGAAGAGAACTGCAACCCCCTGACAGCTATCAAGTACGGCAGCTTAGCCTCTGATGAGCCTAAAGACGAGCCGACTCCAGCAGCCAGCGCTATGCGTGCTCCACCCAGCCCCCGTTTTGATGCCTTAGCCATGTACCAGGATGCTGCATCTGCTGCTGCCTTGCGTAGAGGGCCACCTGCTCCTCACCAGCCCCAGGTACACTTCCCTCCTCCCCCCAGCATGGAGGAGAACCGCCACCCTCTGGGACCCCCGGGCAAGACCAAGGAGGGCTATGACTGCTTCATTGGCTATGATGAAGAATGCTATCCAGTTGGAACCCAGAGCAACCGCCCTGGTCCACAAAGGCAGGTCCCCCTTCGCCGTGAACCTTACGAGCCCCACATTAACGCAGATGGCTCCAGAAATGGCGTGATCGAGCCTGATCCCGATTGCGACCCAGAATACGACAGCAACTGCCGTCTGCGCCGTTACGACCCCGCGTCTGAAGACCAACTGATGCCCGTTTCCCGCTATGAGCCACGTGAACATCAGCCTGCTCAGGAACGCAGGGAGGAGCCAGTCCACCACGATGAGGTTCCCCAGCATCGCGAGGACACCTACCGTGACCAGCAGCCAGAAAACCCAGGCTACGATCAGCAGCAGTATGACGCTTACATGAGCGGTCAGGAGGACCCCTACGCCAGCTTCACTCCACAGGAGCCAGGCGCAGTCAACTTCCAGGACATGCTGAGAAATTACGGAGGCCGCTACCCTGGGCAGGATGACCATCGGGCCTACACAGGAGACTACAAAAAGAAATGA